One Corynebacterium appendicis CIP 107643 DNA window includes the following coding sequences:
- the hisD gene encoding histidinol dehydrogenase — MLTVTDLRGRTPSTSELRRILPRGGTDVASVVPTVAPIIEDVKHGGAGSALDYGEEFDSVRPVAVRVPDDVIARCAADLDSELRAALEEAIARIRAVHAAQKPGEHTTEVADGATVTEVFLPVERVGLYVPGGKAVYPSSVLMNAIPAQEAGAESLVVCSPPQAEHGGWPHPTILAACSMLGVDEVWAVGGAQAVALMAYGDDGEGLEPVDMVTGPGNVFVAAAKRVVNGVVGIDAEAGPSEIAVLADDSADPALVAVDLISQAEHDENAASVLITDSEQLAQAVDEEIDTRAAATLNADRAATALGGQQSGIILVDDLAAGIAVADAYAAEHLEIHTRNAAEVARKITHAGAIFVGPFSPVPLGDYIAGSNHVLPTSGTARFTPGLSTHTFLRPVNIIEYNEDALTEVGPHIITLATDEQLPAHGEAIKARTEN, encoded by the coding sequence ATGCTCACAGTGACTGATCTTCGCGGCCGCACCCCTTCGACATCCGAACTGCGCCGGATTCTTCCCCGGGGTGGCACGGATGTCGCGTCGGTGGTTCCCACCGTCGCCCCGATCATCGAGGATGTGAAGCACGGCGGGGCAGGTTCAGCCCTCGATTACGGCGAGGAATTCGACTCGGTCCGCCCCGTTGCCGTGCGTGTGCCGGACGACGTCATTGCGCGCTGCGCCGCGGACCTCGACTCGGAGCTCCGCGCGGCGCTCGAAGAAGCGATTGCCCGCATCCGCGCAGTTCACGCAGCCCAGAAGCCGGGCGAGCACACCACCGAAGTAGCTGACGGTGCCACGGTCACCGAGGTTTTCCTGCCGGTGGAACGCGTCGGCCTGTACGTGCCCGGCGGCAAGGCGGTCTACCCGTCGTCGGTGCTCATGAACGCCATCCCGGCGCAGGAAGCCGGTGCGGAATCCCTCGTGGTGTGCAGTCCGCCGCAGGCGGAGCACGGCGGATGGCCGCACCCGACGATTCTGGCCGCGTGCTCGATGCTCGGTGTCGATGAGGTCTGGGCTGTGGGCGGTGCGCAGGCCGTGGCGCTCATGGCTTACGGCGACGACGGGGAGGGCCTTGAGCCGGTGGACATGGTCACAGGCCCGGGCAATGTGTTCGTGGCGGCGGCGAAGCGCGTGGTCAACGGCGTCGTCGGCATCGACGCGGAGGCCGGCCCCAGCGAGATCGCCGTTCTCGCCGACGACTCCGCGGATCCGGCGCTTGTGGCAGTGGATTTGATCTCCCAGGCGGAGCACGACGAGAACGCGGCTTCGGTCCTCATCACCGATTCGGAGCAGCTGGCGCAGGCGGTGGACGAGGAAATTGACACCCGTGCAGCGGCGACGCTCAACGCCGACCGCGCCGCGACCGCGCTGGGCGGCCAGCAGTCGGGCATCATCCTGGTCGACGACTTGGCCGCGGGCATTGCTGTCGCCGACGCGTACGCGGCGGAGCACCTGGAGATCCACACCCGCAACGCCGCAGAGGTTGCGCGGAAAATCACACACGCTGGTGCGATCTTCGTCGGCCCGTTCTCCCCGGTGCCGCTGGGCGACTACATTGCCGGCTCCAACCACGTGCTGCCTACCTCCGGCACGGCACGTTTCACGCCGGGACTGTCCACCCACACATTCCTGCGTCCGGTGAACATCATCGAGTACAACGAGGACGCGCTTACCGAGGTCGGTCCGCACATCATCACCCTGGCCACCGACGAGCAGCTGCCCGCCCACGGCGAAGCGATCAAGGCGCGCACGGAGAACTAG
- a CDS encoding TetR family transcriptional regulator, with protein sequence MQLSRPVIARAALDILNSYGLADVSMRRVAGSLGVAPGALYWHIDSKQALIAAMADEIIAPVLASTHPGPKEFCSALRDALLSHTDGADVVSTAASQADSPVFPALLNGIRAAFPHDPPESAAAGLLYLTLGAANLHQAGTRLREITAGDGPVPYGSAEHVDAAVDLLLAGLDADQS encoded by the coding sequence ATGCAGTTGTCCCGCCCGGTGATCGCGCGAGCGGCCCTGGATATTTTGAATTCCTACGGTCTCGCAGACGTGTCCATGCGCCGCGTCGCCGGTTCCCTGGGGGTTGCTCCGGGTGCGCTGTACTGGCACATCGACAGCAAGCAGGCGCTGATTGCGGCGATGGCTGACGAGATCATCGCCCCCGTGCTCGCCTCCACCCACCCCGGACCGAAGGAGTTCTGCTCGGCGCTGCGCGACGCCCTTCTATCGCACACCGACGGCGCCGACGTGGTCTCCACCGCTGCGTCCCAAGCGGACTCCCCCGTTTTTCCCGCATTGCTGAACGGAATCAGAGCTGCCTTCCCGCATGACCCACCTGAATCCGCGGCGGCCGGCCTGCTCTACCTCACTCTCGGCGCGGCGAACCTGCACCAGGCCGGCACACGCCTGCGGGAAATCACAGCTGGTGACGGCCCAGTTCCTTACGGTTCAGCGGAGCACGTCGACGCCGCTGTGGACCTGCTTCTCGCTGGCCTCGACGCCGACCAGAGCTAG
- the glgX gene encoding glycogen debranching protein GlgX, translated as MTNPSANEQTIQVWPGSAYPLGSTYDGAGTNFAIFSNVAEKVELCLIDREENEVRVNLEEVDNHVWHAYLPGILPGQRYGYRVHGPWDPENGKRCDPSKLLVDPYARAFDGEFDGHSSLFSYDIYAEDPGTGRNEEDSLGHTMKSVVINPFFDWGDDRAPRIPENDTIIYEMHVKGMTQLHPDVPEELRGTYAGLAHPRVISYLQDLGVTSVELLPVHQFLQDDRLRDLGLRNYWGYNTFGFFAPHQDYAASKKPGDAVAEFKGMVRTYHEAGMEVILDVVYNHTAEGNHMGPTIAFRGIDNEAYYRLVDDNKFHYMDYTGTGNSLNVRDPHSLQLIMDSLRYWVSEMRVDGFRFDLASTLAREFSDVDRLATFFDLVQQDPVVSQVKLIAEPWDVGENGYQVGNFPPLWSEWNGKYRDTVRDFWRGEPATLGEFASRLTGSSDLYNHNGRRPTASINFITAHDGFTLNDLVSYNEKHNEANQEDGRDGESHNRSWNCGVEGPTDDPEVLSLRAQQRRNFLTTLLLSLGTPMIAHGDEFARTQGGNNNVYCQDNETSWMNWDRLEEGDDLHDFTKRLIAIRKNHPVFRRRRFLAGGPLGTDAQDRDIAWLVPDGKMMTQDDWDFAFGKALQAYINGTQITEPDARGQHVTDDSFLLMFNAYHEDIEFTLPSKNLGAKWEVLIDTTEPLGHPAETEEIEAGGTKNVPARSTVVLRQIEPPVFDDVNGDEEITEATDHEEEQGADD; from the coding sequence ATGACAAATCCGAGTGCGAACGAGCAGACTATCCAGGTGTGGCCTGGATCCGCATACCCTTTGGGATCCACATACGACGGTGCCGGCACCAACTTCGCCATCTTCTCTAATGTCGCGGAGAAGGTGGAGCTCTGCCTGATCGACCGCGAAGAGAACGAGGTGCGTGTCAACCTCGAAGAGGTGGACAACCATGTCTGGCACGCCTACTTGCCGGGAATTCTTCCGGGGCAGCGCTACGGATACCGCGTTCACGGCCCGTGGGATCCGGAGAACGGCAAGCGCTGCGATCCGTCCAAACTCTTGGTCGACCCCTACGCGCGCGCATTCGACGGCGAATTCGACGGCCACTCGTCCCTGTTCTCCTACGACATTTATGCCGAGGATCCGGGCACCGGCCGCAACGAGGAGGATTCGCTCGGCCACACGATGAAGTCCGTGGTGATCAACCCGTTCTTCGACTGGGGCGACGACCGGGCCCCGCGCATCCCGGAGAACGACACGATCATCTACGAGATGCATGTCAAAGGCATGACGCAGCTGCACCCGGATGTGCCGGAGGAGCTCCGCGGCACCTACGCCGGACTCGCGCACCCGAGGGTCATTTCCTACCTGCAGGACCTGGGCGTCACCTCGGTCGAGCTGCTGCCAGTCCACCAGTTCCTCCAGGACGACCGCCTGCGTGATCTGGGCCTGCGCAATTACTGGGGATACAACACCTTCGGCTTCTTCGCCCCGCACCAGGACTATGCGGCGAGCAAGAAGCCGGGCGATGCCGTCGCCGAGTTCAAGGGCATGGTCCGCACCTACCACGAGGCGGGCATGGAAGTCATCCTCGATGTCGTCTACAACCATACCGCCGAGGGCAACCATATGGGCCCCACGATCGCGTTCCGCGGCATCGACAACGAGGCGTACTACCGGCTGGTGGACGACAACAAATTCCACTACATGGATTACACTGGCACCGGTAACTCGCTTAATGTGCGCGACCCGCACTCCCTGCAGCTGATCATGGACTCGCTTCGCTACTGGGTCTCCGAGATGCGCGTGGACGGCTTCCGCTTCGACCTCGCCTCCACCCTCGCACGCGAATTCTCCGACGTGGACCGGCTGGCCACCTTCTTCGACTTGGTGCAGCAGGATCCGGTGGTCTCGCAGGTCAAGCTCATCGCCGAGCCGTGGGATGTCGGCGAGAACGGCTACCAGGTGGGCAATTTCCCGCCGCTGTGGAGCGAGTGGAACGGCAAGTACCGCGACACAGTGCGCGATTTCTGGCGCGGCGAGCCCGCCACGCTCGGCGAATTCGCGTCCCGCTTGACTGGTTCCTCCGACCTGTATAACCACAACGGCCGCCGCCCCACCGCCTCGATCAACTTCATCACCGCGCACGACGGCTTCACGCTCAACGACCTGGTCAGTTACAACGAGAAGCACAACGAAGCGAACCAGGAGGACGGCCGTGACGGTGAGAGCCACAACCGCTCCTGGAACTGCGGTGTCGAAGGCCCGACCGACGACCCGGAGGTTCTCAGTCTGCGCGCGCAGCAGCGCCGCAATTTCCTGACCACTCTCCTGCTCTCGCTGGGCACCCCGATGATCGCTCACGGCGACGAATTCGCGCGCACCCAGGGCGGCAACAACAACGTCTACTGCCAGGACAACGAGACATCCTGGATGAACTGGGACCGCCTTGAAGAGGGCGATGACCTGCACGACTTCACCAAGCGCCTCATCGCCATCCGCAAGAACCACCCGGTCTTCCGCCGCCGCCGCTTCCTGGCCGGTGGGCCGCTGGGAACCGATGCGCAGGACCGCGACATCGCCTGGCTCGTGCCGGACGGCAAAATGATGACGCAGGACGACTGGGACTTTGCTTTCGGCAAGGCGCTGCAGGCCTACATCAACGGCACGCAGATCACCGAGCCGGACGCCCGGGGCCAGCACGTCACCGACGATTCTTTCCTGCTGATGTTCAACGCCTACCACGAGGACATCGAGTTCACGCTGCCGTCGAAGAACCTCGGCGCGAAGTGGGAGGTGCTCATCGACACCACCGAGCCTCTCGGCCACCCCGCTGAGACCGAAGAGATCGAGGCTGGCGGCACCAAGAACGTCCCCGCCCGCTCCACTGTCGTGCTCCGCCAGATCGAACCGCCAGTCTTCGATGACGTCAACGGCGATGAAGAAATTACCGAAGCCACAGACCACGAGGAGGAACAGGGCGCAGATGATTAA
- a CDS encoding exonuclease domain-containing protein — MINAHGARILVTDTALEIHPDPLEAALRGSAEAVVLPLAEVSSISVLPGDDWDAACAVVAHGNNETVIRFAPGDDKGPEKLRTIVEAARSGKKISTDSIPGFNFVAFDVETANQNWGSICQMGLVRVVDGEIVERASWLCRPPEGIDEFDEFNVDCHGITADAVADEPAVGELFERFAGFVGDLPVVAHNAYFDASALRYAALASGQKVPHIAFACTLAAARAADLGVANHRLPTLADHFGIALDNHHDAAADAEACAGVMLGLARREEHSGTVAEYVHSTGFALGSVGDARVTPVLKDLSGAQTALQAESGTQGTSDAEESGKSNRGPAPWQSVATPDTIPEPAVDADPDSPLYEQNVTLTGEFEPFDKGQLWDGIAARGGQVGKNVTKKTTILVVGEWASVTSKEKRARELEEKGQDIEIWPAEKLLDVLGLNEQPPF; from the coding sequence ATGATTAACGCTCACGGCGCCCGGATTCTGGTCACCGACACCGCGCTGGAGATTCACCCGGATCCGCTGGAGGCCGCGCTGCGTGGTTCAGCGGAAGCGGTGGTGCTCCCGCTGGCGGAGGTGTCGTCGATAAGCGTGCTCCCCGGCGATGACTGGGACGCCGCATGTGCCGTCGTCGCTCACGGCAACAACGAGACCGTCATCCGTTTCGCCCCGGGCGACGACAAGGGCCCGGAGAAACTGCGCACCATCGTCGAGGCTGCGCGTTCGGGCAAGAAAATCAGCACCGACAGCATTCCGGGCTTCAACTTCGTGGCCTTCGATGTGGAGACCGCGAACCAGAATTGGGGCTCGATCTGCCAGATGGGTCTGGTGCGGGTCGTCGACGGCGAGATCGTCGAGCGCGCGTCGTGGCTGTGCCGTCCGCCGGAAGGCATCGACGAATTCGACGAGTTCAACGTCGATTGCCACGGCATCACGGCGGACGCGGTGGCGGATGAGCCTGCCGTCGGCGAGCTGTTCGAGCGCTTCGCGGGTTTCGTCGGAGACCTCCCTGTCGTCGCGCACAACGCGTATTTTGATGCCTCCGCCCTGCGGTACGCCGCGCTCGCCTCGGGCCAGAAGGTCCCGCACATCGCATTCGCGTGCACGCTGGCTGCTGCCCGCGCCGCGGACCTGGGTGTGGCCAACCACCGCCTGCCCACCCTCGCGGATCATTTCGGTATCGCCCTGGACAACCACCACGACGCCGCGGCGGACGCGGAAGCCTGCGCGGGCGTCATGCTCGGTTTGGCCCGGCGCGAGGAGCACTCCGGCACGGTGGCCGAATATGTCCACTCCACCGGTTTTGCCCTTGGTTCTGTCGGTGATGCTCGTGTGACCCCGGTGCTCAAGGATCTCTCCGGGGCGCAGACTGCGTTGCAAGCGGAATCCGGCACACAGGGCACCTCTGACGCGGAAGAATCCGGGAAATCGAACCGTGGACCGGCGCCCTGGCAGTCGGTCGCCACCCCGGACACGATCCCGGAGCCCGCCGTCGACGCGGACCCGGACTCGCCGCTGTACGAGCAGAATGTCACGCTCACAGGCGAATTCGAGCCTTTCGACAAGGGCCAACTGTGGGACGGCATCGCCGCCCGCGGCGGCCAGGTGGGCAAGAACGTGACCAAGAAGACGACGATTCTTGTCGTCGGCGAATGGGCGTCGGTGACTTCGAAGGAGAAGCGCGCCCGCGAGCTGGAGGAAAAGGGCCAGGACATCGAGATCTGGCCGGCGGAGAAGCTGCTGGACGTCCTCGGGTTGAACGAGCAGCCGCCTTTCTAG
- the treY gene encoding malto-oligosyltrehalose synthase: MFRPITSTYRLQLRGKDADPAGRSFTFADAAALVPYLKELGVSHLYLSPIFTSYPESNHNYDVTDPTEVNPELGGMEGLRHLAAKAHEAGLGLIVDIVPNHLGVEAPQLNAWWWDVLKNGQDSEFEAYFDIDWHEDNGAGGKLGLPVLGQPGDEDKFELVYLDEIDEPVLAYFDNYFPLAPGSFGSLDDDPREVYDKQSYRLMFWRDGVISYRRFFSVNGLAGIRQEDPLIFEHTHRTLRQIIAEELIDGVRVDHPDGLADPFTYLNRLRDLIGEDRWLVAEKILGVTEPLDPRLAVDGTTGYDALRELDGVFVARDAEDSLSMLSLQHSGSTWDEAAIAAAEQQLKREVAESELAAEVRRLTRAIRRDNFSTAGADVTDEDLERTVIDLVAAMPVYRADYISLSRQTSTIVADMVRRFPSRRAALDLISAAFLANGEAKTRFAQVCGAVMAKGVEDTLFYRACRLVALQEVGGAPGRFGVSAAEFHLLQQERAMLWPHAMTTLSTHDTKRSEDTRARIIEITERHKDFAELAHQISALVPAPDDATAHFLLQNIIGVWPTDGSTDPVRDRLQDYALKAVREAGVHTTWFDNDAHFERSIADWVDALIDGPAAPMIDAFVSEIHRGAVQVSLGRKMLQLIGPGIPDTYQGQEFWDLSLVDPDNRRFIDYVNREQTLQQFKESALSGRLHDELLQARDDARENGEPGLYPHLAAMVDRAKQAVVHEGAYLRRQHPDIFLASDYQAVFGVGESASHLVGMARGSSGLDVVALATRRPLQLEDRGGWGGTTVTLPDGEWTDLITGNTFTGTVLVRDVLDVLPTALLVAAHANV; this comes from the coding sequence ATGTTCCGCCCCATCACTTCGACGTACCGGCTGCAGCTGCGCGGCAAGGATGCGGACCCGGCGGGGCGGAGTTTCACCTTCGCCGACGCCGCCGCACTCGTGCCGTACTTGAAGGAATTGGGGGTCTCGCACCTCTATCTCTCGCCCATCTTCACGTCCTACCCGGAGTCGAACCACAACTACGACGTGACAGACCCGACCGAGGTCAACCCGGAGCTCGGAGGGATGGAGGGGCTGCGCCATCTGGCTGCTAAAGCGCACGAGGCCGGACTTGGCCTGATTGTGGACATCGTGCCCAACCACCTCGGTGTGGAGGCACCGCAGCTGAACGCGTGGTGGTGGGACGTGCTCAAAAACGGGCAGGATTCTGAATTCGAGGCCTATTTCGACATCGACTGGCACGAAGACAACGGCGCGGGCGGCAAGCTCGGGTTGCCGGTGCTGGGCCAGCCGGGCGACGAGGACAAGTTCGAGCTGGTGTACCTCGATGAGATCGACGAGCCGGTGCTCGCGTACTTCGACAACTACTTCCCGCTCGCCCCGGGCTCATTCGGCAGCCTCGACGACGATCCGCGCGAGGTCTACGACAAGCAGAGCTACCGCCTGATGTTCTGGCGCGACGGGGTCATCTCCTACCGCCGCTTCTTCTCCGTCAACGGCCTCGCGGGCATCCGCCAGGAAGACCCGCTCATTTTCGAGCACACTCACCGCACACTCCGCCAGATCATCGCCGAGGAGCTTATCGACGGTGTCCGCGTCGACCACCCCGACGGCCTCGCCGACCCGTTCACCTACCTGAACCGGCTGCGGGACCTGATCGGCGAGGACCGGTGGCTGGTCGCCGAGAAGATCCTCGGGGTCACCGAGCCGCTCGACCCGCGCTTGGCTGTCGACGGCACCACCGGCTACGACGCGCTCCGCGAACTCGACGGTGTCTTCGTCGCCCGCGACGCCGAGGACTCGTTGAGCATGCTGTCCCTCCAACATTCCGGCTCCACGTGGGACGAAGCGGCCATTGCCGCGGCCGAGCAGCAGCTCAAGCGCGAAGTCGCCGAATCGGAGCTCGCCGCTGAGGTCCGCCGTCTGACCCGCGCCATCCGCCGGGACAATTTTTCCACCGCGGGCGCCGATGTCACCGATGAGGATTTGGAGCGCACCGTCATCGACCTTGTCGCAGCGATGCCGGTCTACCGCGCGGACTATATTTCGTTGTCCCGCCAGACCTCGACGATCGTGGCAGACATGGTGCGCCGCTTCCCCTCGCGCCGCGCCGCGCTCGACCTGATCTCCGCGGCATTTCTCGCCAACGGCGAAGCCAAGACCCGATTCGCCCAGGTCTGCGGCGCAGTCATGGCCAAAGGCGTAGAAGACACGCTGTTCTACCGCGCCTGCCGTCTCGTCGCGCTCCAGGAAGTCGGCGGCGCACCGGGCCGCTTCGGCGTCTCGGCCGCTGAATTCCACCTGCTCCAGCAGGAGCGGGCCATGCTGTGGCCCCACGCGATGACGACGCTGAGCACCCACGACACGAAGCGCAGCGAGGACACCCGCGCCCGCATCATCGAGATCACCGAACGGCATAAAGATTTCGCGGAACTGGCCCACCAGATAAGTGCGCTGGTCCCCGCCCCCGACGACGCGACCGCGCATTTCCTGCTCCAGAACATCATTGGCGTCTGGCCGACGGACGGCAGCACTGACCCCGTCCGCGATCGTCTCCAGGATTACGCCCTCAAGGCCGTGCGCGAAGCGGGCGTGCACACGACGTGGTTCGACAACGACGCGCACTTCGAACGGTCCATCGCGGATTGGGTCGACGCGCTTATCGACGGCCCCGCCGCGCCCATGATCGACGCCTTCGTCTCTGAGATTCACCGCGGCGCCGTGCAGGTCTCGCTCGGCCGGAAGATGCTGCAGCTCATCGGCCCCGGTATCCCGGACACCTACCAGGGTCAAGAATTCTGGGACCTGTCTCTGGTGGACCCGGATAACCGCCGCTTCATTGACTACGTCAACCGGGAACAGACATTGCAGCAGTTCAAGGAGTCCGCGCTGTCCGGCCGCCTCCACGACGAGCTGCTCCAGGCCCGCGATGATGCCCGCGAAAACGGCGAGCCCGGTCTCTACCCGCACCTGGCGGCAATGGTCGACCGCGCGAAACAGGCCGTCGTCCACGAGGGTGCGTACCTGCGCCGGCAGCACCCGGATATTTTCCTCGCTAGCGACTACCAGGCCGTGTTCGGAGTCGGCGAATCCGCCAGCCACCTGGTCGGCATGGCGCGGGGCTCCTCCGGGCTCGACGTCGTCGCGTTGGCCACCCGCCGCCCGCTCCAGCTGGAGGACCGCGGCGGCTGGGGCGGCACCACCGTCACCCTGCCCGACGGCGAGTGGACCGACCTCATCACCGGAAACACCTTCACCGGCACGGTCCTGGTCCGCGATGTTCTCGACGTCCTGCCGACCGCGCTGCTCGTCGCCGCCCACGCCAACGTGTAA
- a CDS encoding RNA-binding S4 domain-containing protein: MAGAEPDGTPVRIDVWVWAVRMYKTRSEAANAVRAGHVKLNGNAVKPSTQVVPGDRVKAWKDYRDIEYEVVQTLRKRVGAPVARQCYIDHSPPPPPKEYFYSMPKRDRGAGRPTKKERRELDRLMGRR, translated from the coding sequence ATGGCGGGCGCTGAACCGGACGGCACACCCGTTCGCATCGACGTGTGGGTGTGGGCCGTCCGCATGTACAAGACGCGTTCTGAGGCAGCCAACGCCGTGCGCGCCGGGCACGTGAAACTCAACGGCAACGCAGTGAAGCCGTCCACCCAGGTGGTTCCCGGCGATCGCGTCAAAGCGTGGAAGGACTACCGCGACATCGAGTACGAAGTCGTGCAGACCCTGCGCAAACGCGTTGGCGCCCCAGTGGCCCGTCAGTGCTATATCGACCATTCCCCGCCGCCACCGCCGAAGGAGTACTTCTACTCCATGCCCAAGCGCGACCGCGGTGCCGGCCGCCCGACGAAGAAGGAGCGCCGCGAGCTCGACCGGCTGATGGGCAGGCGCTGA
- a CDS encoding YigZ family protein, whose amino-acid sequence METTYSLPVSGEPTVSEIEIKRSRFITWIARAETEDEAREVIARARHEYPDARHHCSAFIVHVDGAVPIERSSDDGEPAGTAGKPMLDALRGSGLESAVAVVIRYFGGVKLGAGGLVHAYSESVSQALEAVPRAEKSLRELISVNLPHTDAGRIEAELRTHGVDVVDVAYAAQAQYTFAIAPGSRGEFDDLLAAVTQGTATAREAGTMWVECDR is encoded by the coding sequence ATGGAGACAACATATTCACTGCCTGTTTCGGGCGAGCCGACGGTGAGCGAGATCGAAATCAAGCGTTCCCGCTTCATCACCTGGATCGCGCGTGCCGAGACCGAGGACGAAGCGCGCGAGGTCATCGCGAGGGCGCGGCACGAATATCCCGACGCCCGGCACCACTGCTCCGCATTCATCGTGCACGTCGACGGGGCGGTGCCGATCGAGCGCTCCAGCGACGACGGCGAGCCCGCCGGAACGGCCGGCAAACCGATGCTCGACGCGCTACGCGGCTCCGGCCTCGAATCTGCCGTGGCCGTGGTGATCCGCTATTTCGGCGGCGTGAAGCTCGGTGCGGGCGGGCTCGTGCACGCCTATTCCGAATCCGTCTCCCAGGCCTTGGAAGCCGTGCCGCGCGCCGAGAAATCCCTGCGCGAACTCATCAGTGTGAACCTCCCGCACACCGACGCCGGACGGATCGAAGCCGAACTGCGCACCCACGGCGTCGACGTCGTCGACGTCGCCTACGCCGCGCAGGCCCAGTACACCTTCGCTATCGCCCCCGGCAGCCGCGGCGAATTCGACGATCTGCTCGCCGCCGTGACGCAGGGAACCGCCACCGCCCGCGAGGCGGGAACAATGTGGGTGGAATGCGACCGCTAA
- the treZ gene encoding malto-oligosyltrehalose trehalohydrolase, whose protein sequence is MKFDVWAPYAHDVKLVVDDEEHQMRRDDKRRGWWLSDIEKTPGQRYGFSLYDGESWTAPLPDPRSARQPDGVHGLSQVTDPEFEWSDQDWTRYELKGQVIYELHVGTFSEEGTFDGVVDKLDYLADLGVTTIELMPVQPFAGERNWGYDGVDWFAVQESYGGPEGLKRLVDAAHNKGIGVFLDVVYNHFGPDGNYNGQFGPYTTAGATGWGDVVNLSGADSDEVRAYVLDAVRRWLTEFHIDGLRLDAVQTYDDRGAYSIMEQINRVADEVEAEQGPNPIIIAESDMNDPRIISDYSVGGYGLDAQWLDDVHHALHTVITAENNAYYEDFGTVEILADTLRHGYRFRNDYSRYRGRTHGRALDLAAIPPWKLITYTTTHDQVGNRAEGDRPSQNLTPTQHVLKAAVIFFSPFTPMIFQGEESFAQTPFPFFVSHTDEELMRLTREGRAHEFARYGWNFDEVPDPADPATFESAKLDWNHGEDATAVHEAYKTLLKLRSDLNLAREDLRDLQVEHSDNWMTMGYDDVVLAANLSDEPATVPVGGELVYSFSSPTVTATETQLEPWGFAVIKR, encoded by the coding sequence ATGAAGTTCGATGTGTGGGCCCCGTACGCGCACGACGTGAAACTCGTCGTCGACGATGAAGAGCACCAGATGCGCAGGGACGACAAGCGCCGAGGATGGTGGCTGAGCGACATCGAGAAGACTCCGGGTCAGCGTTACGGCTTTTCGCTTTACGACGGCGAATCCTGGACTGCTCCCCTCCCCGATCCCCGCTCCGCCCGCCAACCCGACGGAGTTCACGGCCTGTCGCAGGTGACCGACCCCGAATTCGAGTGGTCGGACCAGGACTGGACCCGTTACGAGCTCAAAGGACAGGTCATCTACGAGCTCCACGTGGGCACGTTCAGTGAGGAGGGGACGTTTGACGGAGTCGTCGATAAGCTCGATTACCTTGCGGACCTGGGCGTGACCACGATCGAGCTGATGCCCGTCCAGCCGTTCGCCGGCGAGCGCAACTGGGGCTACGACGGCGTGGACTGGTTCGCCGTGCAGGAAAGCTACGGCGGCCCCGAAGGCCTGAAGCGCCTGGTCGACGCCGCGCACAACAAGGGCATCGGCGTGTTTTTGGATGTGGTGTACAACCACTTCGGCCCCGACGGCAATTACAACGGGCAGTTCGGTCCGTACACCACTGCTGGCGCGACGGGCTGGGGCGATGTGGTGAACCTCTCCGGCGCCGATTCGGACGAGGTCCGCGCCTACGTGCTCGATGCCGTGCGGCGCTGGCTCACCGAATTCCACATCGACGGCCTGCGCCTCGACGCGGTGCAGACCTACGACGACCGCGGCGCGTACTCGATCATGGAGCAGATCAACAGGGTCGCCGACGAAGTCGAGGCGGAACAGGGCCCGAATCCGATCATCATCGCCGAGAGCGACATGAACGATCCGCGCATCATCTCCGACTATTCGGTCGGCGGGTACGGGCTCGACGCGCAATGGCTTGACGACGTCCACCATGCCCTCCACACCGTTATCACCGCCGAGAACAACGCGTACTACGAAGACTTCGGCACGGTGGAGATCCTCGCGGACACGCTGCGCCACGGCTACCGGTTCCGCAACGACTATTCCCGTTACCGCGGCCGCACCCACGGCCGCGCGCTGGATCTCGCGGCGATCCCCCCGTGGAAGCTGATCACCTACACCACCACCCACGACCAGGTGGGCAACCGTGCGGAGGGCGACCGCCCGTCGCAGAACCTCACGCCGACCCAGCACGTGCTCAAGGCCGCGGTGATCTTCTTCAGCCCGTTCACACCGATGATCTTCCAGGGCGAGGAATCCTTCGCGCAGACGCCGTTCCCGTTCTTCGTCTCCCACACCGACGAAGAGCTCATGCGCCTCACCCGCGAAGGCCGCGCCCACGAATTCGCCCGCTACGGCTGGAACTTCGACGAGGTCCCCGACCCAGCCGACCCGGCCACCTTCGAATCGGCGAAACTGGACTGGAACCACGGCGAGGATGCCACGGCGGTGCACGAGGCCTACAAGACGCTACTGAAACTACGCAGCGACCTGAACCTCGCTCGCGAAGATCTCCGCGATCTGCAGGTCGAGCACTCCGATAATTGGATGACCATGGGCTACGACGATGTCGTGCTCGCGGCGAACCTCTCCGATGAACCGGCCACCGTCCCCGTGGGCGGGGAGCTCGTTTATTCCTTCAGCTCCCCCACCGTCACGGCAACGGAGACCCAGCTGGAGCCGTGGGGCTTCGCGGTGATCAAGCGGTAG